The sequence below is a genomic window from Acetivibrio clariflavus DSM 19732.
TTTCAAATTCTTTAAGCAGGTAATTTACAAGTTCTTCCGACTGTTTTTCCGATCCTACTAAAGGAGCTATCTCTGTCTCAATATCAGCACGTATCATATGAATTGATGGTGCACTGGCTCTGAGTTTGACCCCGAATCGATTACCTTGTTTGACTATTTCAGGTTCCTCCAGAGACATTTCATTCATTTGAGGAGTAACTATTCCATAGCCTTTCATTTTTACTTCATGAAGGGCATATTCTATTTTCTCATACTCTTTCTTAATTCTTGCCATATCCTTCATAAGGCTGATAAGCTTATATTCATCCTCAATCTCCAATCCTGTAATATCACTCAGGACACTATAAAACAAACCATCAGTCTCATTAATCTCCACCAAAGCAGTACCTGTGCCCAAATCTATGCTGTCAATCTGTGCCCTTTTTATAAATTCTTTATAATCGCCGAATTTGTTCAAACTGCTTTTTATTTCTCTTATTTTAGTTATTCCGGCAAACGTCTCTTTTATGGAATTAATCATGTCAACCTTTAACCAGTGGTTGTCGTCGAGTCCTTCAATCCATCTCGGGATATTAATTCCTATTTCGCTTATAGGGAATTCCAGTAATATTCTTTCCATTATTCCGTTTATGTCTTCAATCCTTAGCTGAGCACAATTTGCTCCTATTACCGGTACACCATACTTTTCTTCCAACTCAACTCTAAGCACTTCAGTCTCAGAATTTGTAGGGTCTTTTGAATTTAAAATAACAACAAAGGGTTTGTTTATTTCTTTTAGTTCCTTTATCACCTTTTCTTCTGCCTCAACATAATCTTCCCTGCTTATATCAGTTATACTTCCGTCGGTTGTAACAACCAAACCAATAGTTGAATGGTCGTTAATAACCTTTTTTGTACCAATCTCAGCTGCCTCAGCAAAAGGAATTTGGTGTTCAAACCACGGAGTTGATACCATTCTAGGCGCATCATTTTCTATATGTCCTAAAGCACCTCTTACCAGATAACCCACACAGTCCACCAATCTTACCTTGAACTGTACATTTTCATCAAGAGAAATTTGAACAGCCTCATTAGGTACAAATTTAGGTTCGGTAGTCATTATCGTACGTCCCGAAGCACTTTGCGGCAACTCATCATTAGCTCTGTTTCTTGAGAATTCATTCTCGATATTGGGCAATACCAACAAATCCATAAACCTTTTTATAAACGTTGACTTTCCTGTTCTAACAGGACCTACAACACCTATATAAATATCTCCTTGTGTTCTTTCTGATATTTGCTGGTATATATTATATTTTTCCACCCGCAAACCCCCCTTACTTTTATTTGAAACTGTCAAGTTCAAAGTCATTTCCCTAAAACTCAAGTCAGCAACTAAAACTAATCTTGCCGCATTAAACGGTCTTTCGCTAAAAAAAGTAAAACTCAAGTTTTAGGTACTAGTACCCTTATCAATATAAATATATTTAGGTTAATCGTTTATTATTACAAAAAGGACAAAAAAAATGTGTCGGTAATATCAATATTTTACCCACACATTTTGATTATTTTTGCATATTAAAAATCCTTATTGTTTGTCATAGAACATTCCAATATTCATAGCCAGGCATTTTCATCCATTATCTCCACTTCATTCCTTTTATCTCTCATCATTAAATCTACCACAGCTTGTTTTGCATTTTTTCCATTGAATAAAACATTATATGCTTCAGTGGTAATAGGCATCACCACATCTTTCTTCATTGCCAGCTCATAAGCTGCCTTTGTAGTTACTACGCCTTCAACTACCATTTTTACTTCATCAACTGCTTCTTTAAGGGATTTGCCCTGTCCAATGAGAATTCCGGCACGCCTGTTCCTGCTATGCATACTTGTACAAGTAACAATTAAATCCCCAATTCCGGCTAATCCTGCAAAAGTTTCCCTTCTTGCACCCATAGACACACCAAGTCTTGTTATTTCGGTAATTCCACGGGTCATTAATGCTGCCTTTGTATTGTCGCCAAAACCCAATCCATCGGATATACCAGCACAAAGGGCAATAGAGTTCTTCAATGCTCCTCCCAGTTCAACTCCTATTATATCGGAATTGGTATACACTCTAAATTTAGGAGACATAAATATATCTTGCACATATTCAGCCGCTTTTATATTTTCCGATGCAGCTACAACAGCTGTCGGAACATCTTTCCCGACCTCTTCCGCATGACTGGGCCCCGACAGAGCCACAATTTCACATTGCGGTATTTCCTGCTTTATAATTTCCGAAAGTCTTAATCCTGTTCCTTCCTCTATTCCTTTTGAACAGGACACCACTATCGTCCCATCTTTCACATACTTTGATATTTCCTTTGCATTTGTCCTGACGGTATGGGAAGGAACAACCATCACTAAAAGATGGGTATTGTCTATAGCTTCTTCAACATCATCCGTTGCTTTAACTCCATTAGGAATCAGCACTCCCGGAAGTTTATCTATATGTTCTCTAACTTTATTAATCATTTCCACTTCTTCTTTAAAAATCGACCACATTTTCACGCTATGACCCGATTTCGCAAGGAGAACGGATAGAGCTGTTCCCCAACTACCGGCTCCAATAATTGCTATATTTTTACTCATAGACATCAGCCCCCTAACTTAAGCTTTCTTCTTTAAACTGAGTTTTGACTCGGTACCGTTTAACAGCCTAACAATATTTTGGTTGTGCCTTATTATAGCAATTGCAGCCAACAGTACTGCATAAGTCACAAAAACCATGTTTTTATAACAGATTGCTACAAGTATCGGGAAAAGAACACAACCGGCAATTGATCCTAAAGATACATATCGGGTTGCGGCAACTATGACAATAAAAATCCCAAGTAAAATAAGCCCTATGTATGGCGCAGTCATCATTACAACCGAAAAACTGGTAAGTATTCCTTTTCCGCCTTTAAATCCGAAGTATAAGGGCCAATTATGGCCTAAAATAGCTCCCAATCCCCCAAAAAACATGCCTACATTCTGGGGAACTTCAAAGGACACAAAACCTGCAAACTGTACATCTTTTAAGAGATAATATCCTATAAGGCAAGATAAAACTCCCTTTAATATATCACCCAGTATGACAAAGAGTGCAGCTGTTTTGCCGATAGTTCTCAAAGTGTTGGTTAAACCTGCATTACCGCTTCCGTGCTGCCTTACATCAATTCTGTAAAATTTCCCCACAATAAGCGATGTATTGGCACTTCCCAATAAATATCCTATCAATAAAGAAACAAACCCCTTTATAATTACCTCCACAAATGTCACTCCTTTTCTTTCTCTCTTATCAGAAATCTTATCGGTGTACCTTCAAATCCAAAGCTTTTTCTAAGTTGATTCTCCAAATATCTCTCATAGGAATAATGCATAAGTTCCATATTGTTTACAAACAATACAAAAGTCGGAGGTTTAACACTTGCCTGCGTCATGTAGTAAATTTTAAGCCTTCTGCCTTTGTCTGACGGAGGCTGAACCATAGCAATAGCTTCATTGAGCAAATCGTTAAGAACCCCTGTTGTAATTCTTAAAGCCGCCTGGTTGGCAACATATTTTACAAGATTATAAATTTTATCAACTCTCTGCCCTGTTTTGGCGGATATGAATACAACCGGTGCATACAGCATGAAACCAAGCTTCTCCAACACTGTCTTGCGATATTCTTCCAAAGTACCGGTAGTCTTTTCCACCAGATCCCATTTGTTTACAACAACAATTGATGCTTTTCCCTGCTCATGGGCATAGCCTGCAATCTTTGTATCCTGTTCAGTGACACCTTCCACAGCATCAATCATTATAAGGCACACATCGGCTCTTTCAATGGCAGTCCAGGATCTTATAGCACTGTACCTTTCAATATTTTCAGTAATTTTGCTCTTCCTTCTTATACCGGCTGTATCTATAAAAACAAACTTGCCTTCTTCATTCTCTACATATGTATCGATGGCATCACGAGTAGTTCCGGGTATATCACTTACAATGACTCTTTCTTCACCTAAAATCTTATTAATGAGTGAGGATTTACCGGCGTTCGGCTTACCCACAACAGCCACCTTTATCACTTCTTCGTCGTATTCTTCCTCTGCTTCGTCAGGGAAATACTTAAATACCTCATCCAGTAAATCTCCTACTCCAAGTCCATGTATTGAAGATATCGGCATTAAATTGTCCATTCCCAGATTGTAAAACTCATAGACTTCAGCAGGAAGTTCTCCCACCTTATCTACTTTATTTACAGCAAGAATAATAGGTTTTTTGGATTTTCTAAGCATTGTAGCCACTTCTCTGTCCGAAGCTGTAAGTCCATCCTTCATATCAACCATGAAGATAATAACGTCAGCAGTTTCTATGGCTATTTCAGCCTGATTCTTCATCTGCTTCATAATCTTATCCTCAGAATAAGGTTCTATTCCGCCGGTATCTATAAGAGTAAACTTTCTGTTTCTCCATTCCACTTCGGTATATATTCTGTCCCTTGTAACACCGGGAGTATCTTCCACTATCGATATTCTTTTTCCCGCAAGATAGTTAAAAAAAGTTGATTTTCCCACATTAGGTCTTCCAACAATTGCAACAATCGGTTTAGACAAAATCTTCCCCTCCAATTATATATCGTTGGCTCAATATATTATAAAACTTTTCCGAGTACTTTTACAATAAAATCTTTGCCGTCATTGTCAACAACAGTTATTTTGACTTTAAGCTTTTGTTCAAGATCGGTTACAGAATAGTCATCAAGCAAAATATCTTCCCCTGCTTTCAGCATAGACCGTGAAATCAGCAGTTCATCTCCGAGTTCCTTGTTCTTAAGTTGCTCAATTAAATCCTGTCCTGTAAGCAATCCTGTCACTGTAACATTTTTCCCAAAAAAATTGTTTTCTATTTTATAAACATTTATATTTATATTTTTAAATCTATTTTCAAGAACTCCTGCCATTTCTTTTATATACGAATAAGGAGAAACTCCTGTGGCTATGCTTATATTTCTCATTTCCTTTTTCAAAGAAGAATCCTTTGCAGTATTATGCTTTTTTCCTTCACACTCAAACTCTGAATCCAATTGTTCCAATGCTTCCTCAAACTCTTTTTTTAACTGTGCAATGAGTCCCACACCATTCTCAATTTGAGGAAAATCTTCATACTCCTCGTAATCAGGAATATCTTTTCCTGCCATAATATAAAATTCATCGGCAATATATACAACTCTTGAGCCGAACTGTTCTTTAAATTTTTTCTGCCATGCTTCTACCTGGTTTATAACTTTTAGCGACGATTCACTGTCATAGGGCTCTAAGCTGGTTAATCCATCCCTATACTTTGTTATGCCCACAGGGACAACCGAAATACTCTTAACGCCGGGATAAAGATAACCCAACTCGTTGATTGTCCTGTCCAGTTCTTCTTCATCATTTATATCTCTGCACAAAACTATCTGACAGTTAACTTCGATTCCGCCATCAATAAGCCTTTTTATTTTTGTGACAACATCTCCTGCTTTCTTGTTTTTAAGCATAAAAACTCTAAGGTCCGGATTGGTTGTATGAACCGACACATTTATAGGAGACATTTTATACTTTATAATCCTGTCAATATCATCAAAGCTCATATTGGTGAGAGTAACATAATTCCCCATAAAAAAAGAAAGTCTGGAATCATCGTCTTTAAAATAGAGAGTATCTCTCATCCCTTTCGGCAACTGGTCTATGAAGCAGAAAATGCATTTATTATTACAACTTTTGGCATCATCAAGCATCATATTTTCAAATTCAATACCAAGGTCTTCATACTCGTCTTTCTCAATTTCTATTTCCCATACTTCGCCATCTTGTTTAAGAATCTCAACCATTAAGTTTTCGTTGGTAATTAAGAATTGATAGTCGAAAATATCCCTGATTTTTTCACCATTTATGCTTAAAATCATATCTCCTGCCTCAATTCCGGCCTCTTCGGCAATACTTCCGGGCAAAATATTCTTGACAGGTATAATACGTTCTTTCAATGGATACCTCCTGATATAAATACATTTTAAATGATTTTAACTTTTATATTAATCAAAAAGGCCTGTAATACGCGATTTTAACCAGACCTTAAACTCGAATATACTTGCACTTTTTATAAACTTTTTCAGTTTATTGTGTGTAACCGTAAAGCGAGATATTTGCTTAGTAAAAAGCAGCAGTTAATTACTGCTGCTTTTTGCTAAAATTTATTAGTATCCAACTTTAATTACCTCTTTACCATCATAAAAACCGCACTGTTTACATACTCTATGTGGCATTTTAAGCTCGTGGCACTGTGGACACTCAACCAAATTTGGTGCTGACAATTTCCAGTTAGCTCTTCTGCTACCTGTTCTTGCTTTTGACCATTTACGCTTTGGGTTTGCCATGTATAACACACCTCCTCATCACAATACAAACGTCACTTGCATATAAATTAAATAATTTCTAATCTTTGAAGAAATTCTTAAGTACTTCCATCCGAGGATCTGTTTCCTCTTCACTGCAATTACATCTCCCATTGTTAAGATCAATACCGCATTTAGGGCACAACCCTTTGCAGTCATCCTTACAAATCTGTCTGGCTGGAAGATTCAATATAATATTGTCTTTCAAAACTTTATCGAGCACGATGACCTTGTCAGCATAAGTATATCTGTCATCATCCTCAGTTTGTCCTTCTTGAGCAAATTCTTCTTTAAGTTCTGTTCTCAACGATGATTGGATATCTTTTAAACATCTCGAACACTTAACCTTGTAATTCACC
It includes:
- the spoIVA gene encoding stage IV sporulation protein A — its product is MEKYNIYQQISERTQGDIYIGVVGPVRTGKSTFIKRFMDLLVLPNIENEFSRNRANDELPQSASGRTIMTTEPKFVPNEAVQISLDENVQFKVRLVDCVGYLVRGALGHIENDAPRMVSTPWFEHQIPFAEAAEIGTKKVINDHSTIGLVVTTDGSITDISREDYVEAEEKVIKELKEINKPFVVILNSKDPTNSETEVLRVELEEKYGVPVIGANCAQLRIEDINGIMERILLEFPISEIGINIPRWIEGLDDNHWLKVDMINSIKETFAGITKIREIKSSLNKFGDYKEFIKRAQIDSIDLGTGTALVEINETDGLFYSVLSDITGLEIEDEYKLISLMKDMARIKKEYEKIEYALHEVKMKGYGIVTPQMNEMSLEEPEIVKQGNRFGVKLRASAPSIHMIRADIETEIAPLVGSEKQSEELVNYLLKEFENEPEKLWQSNIFGKSLHELVSEGLQNKLYRMPEDAQFKLQETLQKIINEGSGGLICIIL
- a CDS encoding NAD(P)H-dependent glycerol-3-phosphate dehydrogenase; amino-acid sequence: MSKNIAIIGAGSWGTALSVLLAKSGHSVKMWSIFKEEVEMINKVREHIDKLPGVLIPNGVKATDDVEEAIDNTHLLVMVVPSHTVRTNAKEISKYVKDGTIVVSCSKGIEEGTGLRLSEIIKQEIPQCEIVALSGPSHAEEVGKDVPTAVVAASENIKAAEYVQDIFMSPKFRVYTNSDIIGVELGGALKNSIALCAGISDGLGFGDNTKAALMTRGITEITRLGVSMGARRETFAGLAGIGDLIVTCTSMHSRNRRAGILIGQGKSLKEAVDEVKMVVEGVVTTKAAYELAMKKDVVMPITTEAYNVLFNGKNAKQAVVDLMMRDKRNEVEIMDENAWL
- the plsY gene encoding glycerol-3-phosphate 1-O-acyltransferase PlsY, whose product is MEVIIKGFVSLLIGYLLGSANTSLIVGKFYRIDVRQHGSGNAGLTNTLRTIGKTAALFVILGDILKGVLSCLIGYYLLKDVQFAGFVSFEVPQNVGMFFGGLGAILGHNWPLYFGFKGGKGILTSFSVVMMTAPYIGLILLGIFIVIVAATRYVSLGSIAGCVLFPILVAICYKNMVFVTYAVLLAAIAIIRHNQNIVRLLNGTESKLSLKKKA
- the der gene encoding ribosome biogenesis GTPase Der, encoding MSKPIVAIVGRPNVGKSTFFNYLAGKRISIVEDTPGVTRDRIYTEVEWRNRKFTLIDTGGIEPYSEDKIMKQMKNQAEIAIETADVIIFMVDMKDGLTASDREVATMLRKSKKPIILAVNKVDKVGELPAEVYEFYNLGMDNLMPISSIHGLGVGDLLDEVFKYFPDEAEEEYDEEVIKVAVVGKPNAGKSSLINKILGEERVIVSDIPGTTRDAIDTYVENEEGKFVFIDTAGIRRKSKITENIERYSAIRSWTAIERADVCLIMIDAVEGVTEQDTKIAGYAHEQGKASIVVVNKWDLVEKTTGTLEEYRKTVLEKLGFMLYAPVVFISAKTGQRVDKIYNLVKYVANQAALRITTGVLNDLLNEAIAMVQPPSDKGRRLKIYYMTQASVKPPTFVLFVNNMELMHYSYERYLENQLRKSFGFEGTPIRFLIREKEKE
- a CDS encoding DUF512 domain-containing protein produces the protein MKERIIPVKNILPGSIAEEAGIEAGDMILSINGEKIRDIFDYQFLITNENLMVEILKQDGEVWEIEIEKDEYEDLGIEFENMMLDDAKSCNNKCIFCFIDQLPKGMRDTLYFKDDDSRLSFFMGNYVTLTNMSFDDIDRIIKYKMSPINVSVHTTNPDLRVFMLKNKKAGDVVTKIKRLIDGGIEVNCQIVLCRDINDEEELDRTINELGYLYPGVKSISVVPVGITKYRDGLTSLEPYDSESSLKVINQVEAWQKKFKEQFGSRVVYIADEFYIMAGKDIPDYEEYEDFPQIENGVGLIAQLKKEFEEALEQLDSEFECEGKKHNTAKDSSLKKEMRNISIATGVSPYSYIKEMAGVLENRFKNININVYKIENNFFGKNVTVTGLLTGQDLIEQLKNKELGDELLISRSMLKAGEDILLDDYSVTDLEQKLKVKITVVDNDGKDFIVKVLGKVL
- the rpmF gene encoding 50S ribosomal protein L32: MANPKRKWSKARTGSRRANWKLSAPNLVECPQCHELKMPHRVCKQCGFYDGKEVIKVGY
- a CDS encoding YceD family protein, translating into MKVDISDILKVSGASLVVEMEELLDGFDELDEFVFDTPVKVNCRLTNMGGIIKMDGHLMVNYKVKCSRCLKDIQSSLRTELKEEFAQEGQTEDDDRYTYADKVIVLDKVLKDNIILNLPARQICKDDCKGLCPKCGIDLNNGRCNCSEEETDPRMEVLKNFFKD